A window of Staphylococcus sp. 17KM0847 contains these coding sequences:
- the hprK gene encoding HPr(Ser) kinase/phosphatase — MLTTQDVVERFKLNVVAGKGGLNRPIQNTDISRPGLVMAGYFSHYSSNRIQILGTTELSFYNLLSDEERSGRMRKLCQPETPAIIITRGYKAPEELLCASEETNTPLLYVEEATTRVMGRLTSYLEHELANSTSIHGVLVDVYGVGVLITGDSGVGKSETALELVKRGHRLVADDNVEIKEVVKDELIGKPPKIIEHLLEIRGLGIINVMTLFGAGSILTKKRIHLNINLETWREGKLYDRIGLSEETLQILDTNITKKTIPIRPGRNVAVIIEVAAMNYRLNVMGINTAEEFNQRLNAEIMKNSQKKQGEDA; from the coding sequence ATGTTAACAACACAAGATGTCGTTGAACGTTTCAAGTTGAACGTTGTAGCGGGAAAAGGCGGTTTAAATCGTCCAATACAAAATACAGATATATCTCGACCGGGGTTAGTAATGGCGGGTTATTTTTCACATTATTCATCTAACCGCATTCAAATATTGGGAACAACAGAATTGTCTTTTTATAACTTATTAAGTGATGAAGAGCGTAGTGGCCGTATGCGCAAATTATGTCAGCCTGAAACGCCAGCAATCATTATTACAAGAGGCTATAAAGCACCAGAAGAGTTGCTTTGTGCATCCGAAGAAACGAATACACCTTTGCTTTATGTAGAAGAAGCGACAACGCGGGTAATGGGAAGACTGACCTCCTATTTAGAACATGAGCTTGCGAACTCCACATCGATTCATGGTGTGTTAGTCGATGTTTACGGTGTAGGCGTGTTGATCACAGGGGATTCAGGTGTCGGTAAAAGTGAAACAGCACTTGAACTGGTCAAACGCGGTCATCGTCTGGTAGCAGATGATAATGTTGAGATCAAGGAAGTTGTGAAAGATGAACTGATTGGTAAGCCACCAAAAATCATTGAACATCTGCTAGAAATTAGAGGCCTGGGAATTATCAATGTTATGACATTATTTGGTGCGGGATCCATTTTGACTAAAAAACGGATTCACTTGAACATTAATCTCGAAACGTGGCGTGAAGGTAAACTTTATGATCGAATCGGTTTGAGTGAAGAAACATTGCAAATTCTTGATACCAACATCACCAAAAAAACAATCCCTATCCGACCAGGACGTAATGTGGCAGTTATCATTGAAGTCGCAGCGATGAACTATCGCCTGAATGTAATGGGGATTAATACAGCAGAAGAATTTAATCAAAGACTTAATGCTGAAATTATGAAAAACAGTCAAAAGAAACAAGGTGAAGATGCATGA
- the lgt gene encoding prolipoprotein diacylglyceryl transferase, with translation MIMSYIDPVAIQLGGLSIRWYGIIIATAILIGYAVAQKSARHIGFKEDDIVNLLIVSVVVAIITARLYFVLFHLDYYSQNLLEIPMIWQGGIAIHGGLLGAFAMGTYYCYRRNWHPLQVADIVAPSIILAQGIGRWGNFMNHEAHGGPVTRAFLENLSLPNFIIENMYIDGQYYHPAFLYESMWDVLGFILLITLRRHLRVGETFGLYLIWYSIGRFFIEGLRTDSLMIGEVIRVAQLMSITLIIVGILLILIQRFKVKAPLYREVKVLSWAQYEKSKERK, from the coding sequence ATGATAATGTCATATATTGATCCGGTAGCAATACAGTTGGGTGGTTTGTCGATACGTTGGTACGGTATTATTATTGCAACTGCTATTCTAATTGGCTATGCAGTTGCTCAGAAGAGTGCAAGACATATAGGGTTTAAAGAAGACGATATTGTTAACTTATTAATTGTTAGCGTAGTTGTAGCAATCATAACAGCACGTTTATATTTTGTATTGTTTCATTTAGATTATTATAGCCAAAATCTTTTAGAAATCCCGATGATTTGGCAAGGAGGCATTGCAATTCACGGTGGTTTATTAGGGGCCTTTGCTATGGGAACTTATTATTGTTATCGTCGAAACTGGCACCCTTTACAAGTTGCTGATATTGTGGCACCAAGTATTATATTAGCTCAAGGTATTGGACGTTGGGGTAACTTTATGAATCATGAAGCACACGGAGGACCTGTTACAAGAGCATTTTTAGAAAATTTATCATTGCCTAATTTTATTATCGAAAATATGTATATTGATGGTCAATACTATCACCCCGCTTTCTTATACGAATCTATGTGGGATGTCTTAGGATTTATACTGCTGATCACATTACGCCGCCATCTGCGTGTCGGAGAGACATTTGGGTTATATCTCATTTGGTATTCGATTGGGCGCTTTTTTATCGAAGGATTGCGTACAGATAGTTTGATGATTGGAGAGGTTATTCGCGTTGCACAACTGATGTCTATCACACTAATTATTGTAGGGATTTTACTTATTCTGATTCAACGTTTTAAAGTAAAAGCGCCATTATATCGAGAAGTGAAGGTCTTATCATGGGCACAATATGAAAAGTCAAAGGAGCGTAAATAA
- a CDS encoding DapH/DapD/GlmU-related protein, which yields MSRRLNTIQAQQHNPLWHIYRYIRFTKMFKNTVIIEISRFIPSISWKRWIYRHILKMSVGEQSAFAYKAVPDLLYPERITIGKRVIIGYNATILTHEFLPDALRIGDVKIGDHTMIGANVTILPGVTIGQNVKVGAGAVVSKDIPDGATAYGTPLQIYLNQ from the coding sequence GTGTCAAGACGGCTCAATACAATCCAAGCACAGCAGCATAATCCACTTTGGCATATTTATCGTTATATTCGTTTTACTAAAATGTTCAAAAATACAGTAATTATTGAGATCTCACGTTTTATTCCTAGCATTAGCTGGAAACGTTGGATTTATCGTCATATATTAAAAATGTCAGTTGGGGAGCAGAGTGCATTTGCGTATAAAGCGGTGCCAGATTTACTATATCCAGAGCGTATAACCATTGGCAAGCGAGTAATTATTGGCTATAATGCTACGATATTGACGCATGAATTTTTACCGGACGCCTTGCGTATAGGGGATGTGAAAATTGGAGATCATACGATGATAGGTGCAAATGTTACGATACTTCCCGGTGTGACAATCGGTCAAAATGTTAAAGTAGGTGCAGGTGCAGTTGTTTCCAAAGATATTCCAGATGGTGCAACGGCTTATGGTACACCTTTACAAATTTATTTAAATCAATAG
- a CDS encoding lipopolysaccharide assembly protein LapB gives MTHQHNIIHFHQQDEKLYQKIASQKFKQQEYSKASHYLNKVLALSPDNFEVRRQLAMCYIKLNKAQQAEALYYDAISEGHELEQSFYELSQLNIRLSEPNKAYLFGLQYVFMSEDEAYRDELERMFDVSYHEEDELRQECQLFTIQVIFQYLFGEGRLLEARTYILKQDHQLQDTRIVRNLLAMCYLYLNENDVAKEMFERLLREDATDIYALCHYTLLLHNRDEQQLFEKYVQILNKVMPMNDDESFKLGIVLSYLKQYQASQQLLLPLHRKGKFQTFQLFHALSVNFYYLGNVEQSKSFWEMLSTFSHAHPGLPPWIIEQRIAYFDRHIAPLLMSEDQHRRLYGLFLLNQLNGKEVLMTKEVWSILETLGDYEKLYLSYLIQGLQLTKLDFVHRGLLCLYDVVEVREETDLFLRWIAYAEDLLALDIDKEKVSPYVAAVVFLYFNTTSEHKDESLYCEWFNVSLTQLQEALKVLMSI, from the coding sequence ATGACACACCAACATAATATTATACATTTTCATCAACAAGATGAAAAACTGTATCAAAAAATAGCATCTCAAAAGTTTAAGCAGCAAGAGTATTCTAAAGCAAGCCACTATTTAAACAAAGTGTTGGCATTGTCACCCGATAACTTTGAGGTACGACGACAACTGGCAATGTGTTATATAAAATTAAACAAAGCACAACAGGCAGAAGCGTTATACTATGATGCGATTAGTGAAGGGCATGAACTTGAACAATCCTTCTATGAACTCAGTCAGTTAAATATTAGGTTGAGCGAACCGAATAAAGCGTATCTATTTGGTTTACAATATGTATTTATGTCGGAAGACGAAGCATATCGTGATGAACTTGAACGTATGTTTGATGTTTCATATCATGAAGAGGACGAATTGCGACAAGAATGTCAGCTGTTTACGATACAAGTGATCTTTCAATACTTATTTGGTGAAGGACGCTTACTTGAAGCGCGTACTTATATTTTAAAACAAGATCACCAACTTCAAGATACGCGAATTGTCCGTAATCTTTTAGCGATGTGTTATTTATATTTAAATGAAAATGATGTCGCAAAAGAGATGTTTGAACGCTTACTTCGTGAAGATGCAACTGATATTTATGCACTGTGCCATTACACCTTGTTACTACATAATAGAGATGAACAACAATTATTTGAAAAATATGTGCAAATCTTAAATAAAGTCATGCCAATGAATGATGATGAGTCGTTTAAGTTAGGTATTGTATTAAGTTATTTAAAACAATATCAAGCCTCTCAACAACTCCTGTTGCCATTGCATCGCAAAGGTAAATTTCAAACCTTTCAACTCTTTCACGCATTATCTGTCAATTTTTATTACCTGGGAAACGTCGAGCAAAGTAAATCATTCTGGGAGATGTTGTCGACATTTAGTCATGCACATCCAGGGTTGCCACCTTGGATCATTGAACAACGTATCGCTTATTTTGATCGGCATATTGCACCGCTTTTGATGAGTGAAGATCAACATCGTCGTTTGTATGGGCTTTTTTTACTGAATCAACTGAATGGGAAAGAAGTTTTGATGACCAAAGAAGTATGGTCGATTTTAGAGACATTAGGAGACTATGAGAAGTTGTATCTCTCCTACTTGATCCAAGGGCTTCAGTTGACCAAGCTCGATTTTGTTCATCGTGGGTTACTATGTTTATATGACGTAGTAGAGGTGCGTGAAGAAACAGACTTGTTTTTACGTTGGATCGCTTATGCAGAAGATTTATTAGCTTTAGATATTGATAAAGAGAAAGTCTCACCTTATGTAGCAGCAGTTGTATTTTTGTATTTTAATACGACTTCAGAACATAAAGATGAATCACTTTATTGTGAATGGTTTAATGTATCACTCACTCAACTTCAAGAAGCACTTAAAGTATTGATGAGCATATAA
- the trxB gene encoding thioredoxin-disulfide reductase yields the protein MSEQVRYDVAIIGAGPAGMTAAVYASRANLNTVMIERGMPGGQMANTEEVENFPGFEMISGPDLSNKMFDHAKKFGAEYKYGDIKGIEDKGDYKIIDLGSSQVEATAVIIATGAEYKKIGVPGEEELGGRGVSYCAVCDGAFFKNKNVYVIGGGDSAVEEGTFLTKFADKVTIVHRRNQLRAQKILQDRAFKNEKIDFIWNHTLKSVNEKDGKVGSLTLVSTEDGTEQTVDADGLFVYIGMKPLTQPFANLGITNDAGYIVANDDMSTAVKGIYVAGDVREKGLRQIVTATSDGSIAAQSVQAYIESLED from the coding sequence ATGTCAGAACAAGTAAGATATGATGTTGCGATTATCGGCGCAGGTCCAGCAGGTATGACAGCTGCTGTTTACGCATCACGCGCAAACTTAAATACTGTAATGATTGAACGTGGTATGCCAGGTGGTCAAATGGCAAATACAGAAGAAGTTGAGAATTTCCCTGGGTTTGAAATGATTTCTGGTCCAGATCTTTCCAATAAAATGTTTGACCATGCTAAAAAGTTCGGTGCAGAATATAAGTATGGAGATATTAAAGGTATTGAAGATAAAGGAGATTACAAAATCATAGACCTCGGCTCTAGTCAAGTTGAAGCTACAGCCGTGATTATCGCAACAGGCGCAGAGTATAAAAAGATCGGTGTTCCGGGAGAAGAAGAGCTTGGCGGTCGTGGCGTAAGCTATTGTGCAGTATGTGATGGTGCATTCTTTAAAAATAAAAATGTATATGTTATCGGTGGCGGTGACTCTGCTGTTGAAGAAGGAACATTCTTAACAAAATTTGCAGATAAAGTTACAATTGTACACCGTCGTAACCAACTGCGAGCACAGAAAATTTTACAAGACCGTGCATTTAAAAATGAAAAAATTGACTTTATTTGGAATCACACATTGAAATCAGTAAATGAAAAAGATGGTAAAGTGGGTTCACTTACACTTGTATCTACTGAAGATGGTACTGAACAAACAGTTGATGCAGATGGCTTATTCGTATATATTGGTATGAAGCCTTTAACACAGCCATTTGCCAATCTAGGTATTACGAATGATGCCGGATATATCGTCGCAAATGATGATATGAGTACAGCTGTTAAAGGAATTTATGTTGCAGGCGATGTCCGCGAAAAAGGATTGCGCCAAATTGTAACAGCCACAAGTGACGGTAGTATTGCTGCTCAAAGCGTTCAAGCATATATTGAATCATTAGAAGATTAA
- the rapZ gene encoding RNase adapter RapZ: MQYLEEKEVIKRELTIVTGLSGAGKSVAIQSLEDLGYFCVDNLPPILLPKFIELMTEGNPSLQKVAIGIDLRGREFFTNLIEEIDNVQHHAHIHLEVLFVDAETQKLVSRYKETRRQHPLQKHHDLTLLEAINEERELLSEIRSLANHTVDTTKLRPKDLKKRITQIFNVKDASTFTINVTSFGFKHGIQIDADLVFDVRFLPNPYYVETLRPLTGMDEPVYSYVMKWKETQTFYEKLLDLLLFMIPGYKKEGKSQLVIAIGCTGGQHRSVALAQRLSEDLQKKYDYNIYVRHRDAHIESGEKR; encoded by the coding sequence ATGCAATATTTAGAAGAAAAAGAAGTGATTAAACGGGAATTAACGATTGTAACGGGATTGTCAGGAGCAGGTAAATCAGTTGCAATTCAAAGCCTAGAAGATTTGGGATATTTTTGTGTGGATAACTTACCTCCTATTTTACTTCCAAAGTTTATTGAGTTAATGACAGAAGGTAATCCTTCTCTTCAGAAAGTAGCAATTGGTATTGATTTACGGGGAAGAGAGTTTTTTACAAATCTTATTGAAGAAATTGACAACGTTCAACATCATGCACATATTCATTTAGAAGTACTTTTTGTCGATGCCGAGACCCAAAAGCTTGTTTCGAGATATAAAGAAACACGACGCCAACATCCGTTGCAAAAACATCATGATTTAACATTACTAGAAGCAATCAATGAAGAGCGAGAGTTATTATCTGAAATTCGTAGCTTAGCCAATCATACAGTAGATACCACCAAGTTAAGACCAAAAGATTTAAAAAAACGAATCACACAGATTTTTAATGTAAAAGATGCCTCTACGTTTACAATTAATGTAACAAGTTTTGGTTTTAAACATGGTATCCAAATCGATGCTGACCTTGTATTTGATGTCCGCTTTTTACCTAATCCCTATTATGTAGAAACATTACGTCCATTAACAGGGATGGATGAGCCGGTATATAGCTATGTGATGAAATGGAAAGAAACACAAACTTTTTATGAGAAATTACTTGATTTGTTATTATTTATGATTCCCGGATATAAAAAAGAAGGGAAATCACAATTGGTGATTGCAATTGGTTGTACAGGAGGTCAGCATCGTTCTGTTGCATTAGCACAGCGATTATCAGAAGATCTCCAGAAAAAATATGACTATAATATTTATGTGCGTCATCGTGATGCACATATTGAAAGTGGCGAGAAAAGATGA
- the yvcK gene encoding YvcK family protein, producing the protein MKQLKLVLIGGGTGLSVLARGLRSFPIDITAIVTVADDGGSTGKIRHEMDIPAPGDVRNVLAALSDAEPTLEQLFQYRFEEDKISGHSLGNLLIAAMTNITHDFGHAIKELSKILNIKGRVIPSTVSSVALHAEMEDGEIVVGESNIPTKHKKIKRVFLEPANAEPMDEAVEALRDADIIVLGPGSLYTSVISTLCVKGIGKALVESAAKKVYVSNIMTQPGETDDYSVVDHVDAIHQQLGQNALDFVIANELEFSKDILKKYEEKGAKPVLYNAELLEERGVELVTGKDLALISENHHVRHRTEILATMIYELALQEISTIEFDPSHLK; encoded by the coding sequence ATGAAACAACTCAAATTAGTGCTAATAGGTGGAGGAACAGGCCTATCTGTATTAGCAAGAGGTTTAAGATCATTTCCGATAGATATTACAGCGATTGTTACAGTTGCAGATGATGGTGGAAGTACAGGAAAAATTCGGCATGAGATGGATATTCCTGCACCGGGTGACGTACGTAATGTATTAGCTGCATTAAGTGATGCTGAACCTACACTGGAACAACTTTTTCAATATCGCTTTGAAGAAGATAAAATCAGTGGACACTCACTTGGCAACTTATTAATCGCAGCAATGACAAATATTACACATGACTTTGGCCATGCGATTAAAGAATTGAGCAAGATTTTAAATATTAAAGGACGTGTTATTCCATCAACAGTGTCTAGCGTTGCCTTGCATGCTGAAATGGAAGACGGAGAAATAGTTGTAGGAGAATCAAATATTCCGACAAAACATAAAAAAATTAAACGTGTTTTTTTAGAACCTGCTAATGCTGAACCTATGGATGAGGCGGTCGAAGCATTAAGAGACGCCGATATTATTGTGCTGGGTCCGGGTTCTTTATATACGAGTGTAATCTCTACACTTTGTGTGAAGGGGATTGGTAAGGCGCTTGTTGAAAGTGCAGCTAAAAAAGTATATGTTTCTAATATTATGACACAGCCGGGAGAAACAGATGACTATTCGGTTGTTGATCATGTTGACGCAATTCACCAGCAACTCGGTCAAAATGCACTTGATTTTGTTATTGCAAATGAACTTGAATTTAGTAAGGATATTTTAAAAAAATACGAAGAAAAGGGAGCAAAACCTGTACTTTATAATGCAGAATTATTAGAAGAACGAGGCGTTGAACTAGTGACAGGCAAAGATTTGGCGCTCATATCAGAAAATCACCACGTACGACATCGCACAGAAATTTTGGCAACAATGATCTATGAATTGGCATTGCAAGAGATTAGTACGATTGAGTTTGACCCTAGTCACCTTAAATAA
- the whiA gene encoding DNA-binding protein WhiA, translated as MSFASDMKNELTRIEVNNDNAKAELSALIRMNGALSLSNQQFVINIQTENATTARRIYSLIKKVFDVEVEILVRKKMKLKKNNIYICRIKMKAREILDELGILKEGSFTHAIDTQMVETDEMRRSYLRGAFLAGGSVNNPETSSYHLEVFSLYESHSAGLTELMNEYGLNAKKLERKKGWITYLKEAERIAEFLSLIGGYQALLKFEDVRIVRDMRNSVNRLVNCETANLNKTVSAAMKQVESIQLIDEEIGLDNLPDRLREIAKLRIENQDVSLKELGEMVSTGTISKSGVNHRLRKLNEMADKIRSGEQFEI; from the coding sequence ATGAGCTTTGCATCGGATATGAAAAATGAATTAACGAGAATAGAAGTGAATAATGATAATGCGAAGGCAGAGCTCAGTGCGTTAATACGTATGAATGGTGCATTAAGTTTATCTAATCAACAGTTTGTTATTAATATTCAAACTGAAAACGCAACAACAGCCAGACGTATTTATTCACTAATTAAAAAAGTTTTTGACGTAGAAGTTGAAATTTTAGTACGTAAAAAAATGAAGTTAAAGAAAAACAATATCTATATTTGTCGTATTAAGATGAAAGCACGTGAAATTTTAGATGAGCTCGGTATTTTAAAAGAGGGTAGCTTTACACATGCAATTGATACTCAAATGGTAGAAACAGATGAAATGCGACGAAGTTATTTAAGAGGTGCTTTCTTAGCGGGAGGTTCAGTGAATAATCCAGAAACTTCATCATATCATTTAGAAGTTTTCTCCCTTTATGAAAGTCATTCGGCAGGTTTAACAGAATTGATGAATGAATATGGGTTAAACGCTAAAAAACTTGAACGTAAAAAAGGTTGGATTACATATTTAAAAGAAGCAGAACGTATTGCAGAATTTTTAAGTTTGATTGGTGGGTATCAAGCACTACTAAAATTTGAAGATGTACGTATTGTGCGAGATATGCGTAATTCAGTGAATCGTCTGGTCAATTGTGAAACAGCAAACCTTAATAAAACGGTTAGTGCAGCGATGAAACAGGTGGAAAGTATCCAACTTATTGATGAGGAGATTGGATTGGACAATTTACCAGATCGCCTGCGAGAAATTGCCAAATTGCGCATTGAAAATCAAGATGTATCATTAAAAGAACTTGGTGAAATGGTCAGTACCGGGACAATATCAAAATCTGGTGTAAATCATCGCCTAAGAAAATTAAATGAAATGGCAGATAAAATCCGTAGTGGTGAGCAGTTTGAAATTTAA